Proteins from one Xiphophorus hellerii strain 12219 chromosome 8, Xiphophorus_hellerii-4.1, whole genome shotgun sequence genomic window:
- the arsb gene encoding arylsulfatase B encodes MTRDGKSQAAFWILAAGLLSVLTGLVSAVRPPHIVFILADDLGWYDVGYHSSEIRTPNLDRLSAQGVRLENYYVQPVCTPSRNQLMTGRYQIHTGMQHQIIWPCQPYCVPLDEKLLPQLLKEAGYDTHMVGKWHLGMYKKDCLPTRRGFDTYFGYLTGSEDYFTHERCYDIAPLNLTRCALDLRDGEEVAAAYKGDYSTELFSQRAVGVIKKHNSSKPLFLYVALQAVHSPLQVPERYLAPYSFIEDRHRRLYAGMVSAMDEAVGNISLALQQEGLWDNTVLVFSTDNGGQTVYGGSNWPLRGRKLSLWEGGVRGVGFVAGPLLEKPGTVSRELIHVSDWLPTLVGLAGGSTGGTKPLDGFNVWKTISKGFASPRQELLHNIDPLYSDLAPCPGRRSRLTLARGVAEDRWAKSGFNVSIHAAIRSSNWKLLTGYPGCEVWFPRPGHNGSDCGLSKLGPLKPIMLFDVEKDPEERNEVSAQFPSVVDYLLTRLQEHQKTALPINYPDDDPKCDPGLTGAWGPWA; translated from the exons ATGACGCGGGACGGTAAAAGTCAGGCGGCTTTCTGGATCCTCGCTGCGGGGCTCCTGTCTGTCTTGACCGGGCTGGTTTCAGCAGTTCGGCCGCCTCACATCGTTTTCATCCTGGCCGATGACTTGGGCTGGTACGATGTGGGCTATCACAGCTCGGAAATCAGGACGCCAAACCTGGACAGACTGTCGGCTCAGGGGGTCCGCTTGGAGAACTACTATGTCCAGCCGGTGTGTACCCCATCCAGGAACCAGCTCATGACCGGGAGGTACCAG ATCCACACGGGCATGCAGCACCAGATCATCTGGCCGTGCCAGCCGTATTGCGTCCCTCTGGATGAGAAACTGCTGCCTCAGCTGCTGAAGGAGGCGGGCTACGACACGCACATGGTGGGCAAGTGGCACCTGGGCATGTACAAGAAGGACTGCCTGCCCACGCGCCGCGGCTTTGACACTTACTTTG GTTACCTGACGGGAAGTGAGGACTACTTCACTCACGAGCGTTGCTATGACATCGCTCCTCTGAACTTGACGCGCTGCGCGCTGGACCTCAGGGACGGGGAAGAGGTGGCCGCCGCGTATAAAGGAGACTATTCCACTGAGCTGTTCAGTCAGAGAGCCGTCGGTGTCATTAAGAAACACAACTCCAGCAag CCACTGTTCCTGTACGTGGCGCTGCAGGCGGTTCATTCACCCCTGCAGGTACCGGAGCGGTACTTGGCCCCCTACAGTTTCATTGAGGACCGTCATCGCAGGCTGTACGCCGGCATGGTGTCGGCCATGGACGAGGCCGTGGGCAACATCAGCCTGGCTTTGCAGCAGGAAGGACTTTGGGACAACACGGTCCTCGTGTTCTCCACAG ATAACGGAGGTCAGACGGTGTACGGTGGCAGCAACTGGCCGCTGCGTGGGAGGAAGCTGTCGCTGTGGGAGGGAGGCGTGCGGGGAGTGGGGTTCGTTGCCGGCCCGCTGCTGGAAAAACCCGGAACCGTCAGCCGGGAGCTCATCCACGTCTCCGACTGGCTGCCCACCCTGGTCGGCCTGGCGGGAGGCAGCACCGGCGGCACGAAGCCTCTGGACGGCTTCAACGTCTGGAAGACCATCAG caaaGGCTTCGCCTCGCCCAGACAGGAGCTGCTGCACAACATCGACCCTTTGTATTCTGACCTCGCTCCAT GTCCTGGCAGGCGGAGTCGGTTAACTCTGGCCCGGGGGGTCGCTGAAGACCGCTGGGCCAAGTCCGGCTTCAATGTGTCCATTCACGCCGCCATCCGATCCTCAAACTGGAAGCTGCTGACTGGATACCCAG GCTGCGAGGTTTGGTTCCCCCGACCCGGCCACAACGGGTCAGACTGCGGGCTCTCTAAGCTCGGCCCACTGAAGCCCATCATGCTGTTTGACGTGGAAAAAGACCCCGAGGAGAGGAACGAGGTGTCGGCCCAGTTCCCCAGCGTGGTGGATTACCTCCTCACCAGACTCCAAGAGCACCAGAAAACCGCGCTGCCCATAAACTACCCCGACGACGACCCCAAATGTGACCCGGGCCTCACCGGAGCCTGGGGGCCGTGGGCTTAG